The Toxotes jaculatrix isolate fToxJac2 chromosome 14, fToxJac2.pri, whole genome shotgun sequence genomic interval GGTCAATGACCATTCATCTTTAAAGAGGGTTGACCTCATTTATGAGCAGTATCTTAGACGTGACACCAGTTTTTCTATTCTTTGGCAAGATGCATTATCTCAAAGTAACAAAACCATGTTTTTTTGCATACACATAATTATTGGGCCAGCAACCAATTATAATTTTGATTATTGGCCAATCTGCTAAttattttttgaatgaattgttttcttgattaatAGTTTGGTCCACAaatttcagaaaacagtgaaaaaccaTTTTCAAAATTTCCTAAAGCCAAATGTGActtcttttgttctgtctgaCCAACTGTCCAAACCCCAAAACTCTATTCAGTTTCCTTTcacaaaggacaaaaagaagcagcagatttttttttttttgcttcaagaAAATTATTAAGAAGAGCAACTGGTTATCAAAATAGACACAGATTAATCAACTAATGGTTTCAGGACTAATATTTACACTAAAATCTAACTGAATATATAGCATTAAATGAAGGCTACCACACAGTGCATCTCTAAAACCACCAGTGAAAGCAGGTGAGATAAGACCCCAAAGATTAAAGGTCAGATAACAAATGATGTCAGTCTCAGATGACCTATCAGATGCACACAGATCTGCTTTTTGTAGGCCCGTCCACCACTGCTCCTTCTTCTAATGTGTTTCACGACTGCTTCTGTGGGATGCTGATACATATAAATGTGATacaaggacagaaagagaaaataaacccAGACTTTGCTCTGAAAAgtaagaaggaggaggaggaggcagcagaagGGGGCGCTGAAGGAATGTGTCGCCACCCGATGGCTGCGGGTCATGTCTGCAACCAAATCAATTTACATTCCAAGCCACTGCAGGTCAACAACCCCTGTTAGAGAGGATTATTACCGCCCCACCCCACTCTTGACCCTCCTCCGATTATAGAAGTAAATCTTTGGACCTTTGATTTCTATATAGTTTCATAacttgcctctctctctccttcacaaacacacttttacttttcttctcctttctcgTCCACACGAACACATCCCGTGTGATGATTAACATTCTTGGACATGCTTCATTCATCTGAATCAGATAGATGATTCAGACCCACACTCTTCCTCTTGATCTCTACCCTCCTCCTTCTAATCAGAGCACAAAAATGCAGCCTAAGCAACACCTTACATTTGCCATATAAGTCCACAAAAGAaaatccagacacacacacacacactaatgttaCACACCTCTTTTGTGGAGGAAAAGAGCAGTCCCTTCCCCTCCTAAATCCTGTGATGTCATTAGAGACAGGCTTCTTCACAGGATTGGAGGATCTCGCCATAAATTTCCTGAAAACTCCCAGCCCTTTCTCCCCCCCATCCCAGCACTGCACGTCCCTGATTTCCTGcccgacaaaaaaaaaaaaaaaaaaccttttcgtCGGAGCTTGCAACTTTGACGCAAATCAATAACTTTTGAAGAATCCACCGAGTCGGTCCAGGCCACCACATCTCGGGCtccttctttgcttttttgagAAAACAAAGTAATCGAGATTATGGAAGTAGTGAAGAAGAAAATCCAAACCCTCCAGCAACAAGTTGATGAGGCAGAAGATCGTGCACTGGCAGTACAAAGGGAGTTGGACACTGAACGGGAACTGCGCGAAAAAGTGAGATTATTCATCATTTATCCGATCTGAGCtacatttgtttgctttgtcgTTAATTCTCGCATACCTGTTGAGCATCTCTACGGAGGATTGTAAAGAATTTACACAGAATCTGTCAGCGTTGGGCTGCAGGTAGCGAGGATAATGCTCACACAACGCCCCGTAAGAATCTAAAACATCTGAAACTTTTCCTGCGTATCTCAGTGgtaaaactgtcatttttgaCTTCCAATGTTTCGGTATAGTCATTTTAGAGGGTTATGGGAAGTTGAGGCATCGTTGTAGAGAGTTTTTTTCGCAGACTTTTGTTCGGCTTAATTACCTAACTTCAGCCCCCCCGTATCTACTAAAACACGTAGAAATGCTGCGAGCGGCCCTCGGTGTCACATTAACTGTCATCGTCTTTGTTTAAAAAGGGACGGTTGGATTATAACGTTTTATAGTCTTCATTATTCCCAGTTACAGTTTAAGACACTTGGGAAACGTGGTATGTTCCTGTTTTGCGAAACAGGGAAAAGTCTTTGCTCTTCTCGCCCTTTGAGCTTTTTGACTGAATGACATAAATGAAACTGGGAGCAGCAAtcactcctcctgctcctcctctgtgcaggaagaagagagcagacgtatatatatttctatatcTGTGATATCAGTCTCACAGAAAACCAGCTGAAAAGAAATAATCTGTTGTCCCCCAAACATGCATGGGTTTACATTACAAAGGTCTGTCCAGCTGCACCACTTCAGATATGTCAGGGTTAAAAATTTCACTCTGTTGTCCCTACATCAGCATGTTTTCAGATCATCTGGTCAAGCTGCAAAGTCCAGAACTCGTCATGGCTCTTAAGATAAAAATTGATTGCCCTTAAGATGTCTGACCCACTggacaggaaggaaaaagaaaataggaaAAGATGCATGTCTTGGAGAGTATTTCACTGGGTTCCAGAGAATAAATAGGcataattaattgattatcaataAAAAGCTCATAATGTCCAGACCTTTAGACAGCGTGAAATCAGTGTATATAAACTGATTACACCTAACCATAACTGTAGTGTTATTGGAGCCTTGCACTCAAAACCAAGAGCCAACAAActaacttttactttaaaataaataatttggtaTTATACTTCCAGTTTTGAGTGTGCAGCTCTGGCCATCCTGAGCAGCGCCTTTCCTCTTGAGGCAGCAGCATGTTTCCTGGTTAACCTTTGACCtgtgacctctctctctctctctctctctctctctctctctctctctccctctccctctctctctctgtctgcctctctttctgtctctgctgtagGCCGAGAGCGATGTGGCATCTTTGAACCGCAGAAtccagctggtggaggaggagctggaccgTGCTCAGGAGAGACTGGCCACAGCCCTGCAGAAACTGGAGGAGGCTGAGAAGGCTGCAGATGAGAGTGAAAGGTGACAATCAACAGAGGCTTCACAAGAATTCATGATAGTGCCTGCAGTAGCAGAGCAAgttcaaatatatatttttttaaaatcattgtCTCCATAATGAAAATCAATATTAGCTTTAATGTGTTAACCACAAATTGTTGACATGCCATCTGCTATGTCATATGCCATAAGATAATCAGCCATAAATCAGCTTTTAGCTTTTCTGCATATTACTTTTTGTGCTAAAGATCCTGTATATACAGGCATTATTGAAATGTCTATAGACCAGAAGGGAAATGTCTGTCCTCGCGCTGGGCCACTGATGAAGGGGCcatatgtatttttcttgtaAAGACTGGAGAAGTTGTTGgttctgaaaatatttatttttctatgaGAAATTACAGATTCAAAGCTTATGCTGATCAGCAACCACAAACAACTCAGAACCACATGGGTAATTAAACAAAACGATGCAAATTGCACAAATACCCACAAGCTCTTTGGCAGTTCCTCAAGCATCTTCACAATATTTGGAGTGAAGCAGGGTAACTTTCCACAGAAACTTTGATTTTAAGCAGTCCGTTGAACTGAAATTGTCACCTCTAGCTGATGTGAAATGTCTGGGATGCTTCAATAATGACAAGAGCATTTTCGTCTTGTTGAACTGAAGGctgggtttctctctctctctgtctctcttatcTTTAGAGGCATGAAGGTGATTGAGAACAGAGCCATGAAAGatgaggagaagatggagatTCAGGAAATGCAACTCAAAGAAGCCAAACACATCGCTGAGGAGGCCGACCGCAAATATGAGGAGGTGCGGGCACAGAGATCAGATTTCAgctcactttcagttttcagttgaGTGATGAACCTGATCTaaatttttgtctttgctcGACTGTGATTTCATGTCTTTTTGATGTCAGGTTGCCCGTAAACTGGTAATCCTTGAGGGTGAGctggagagagcagaggagagggcagaAATTGCTGAACTGTAAGCACAAGctcaaaaaaaaacctaaaaaagaAGTCAGCTTCAGACATATTCAATGCCAGAAACAGTTACTAAAAACAATCTCTAATGTTTTGCTCTGTTCATGCAGAAAATGTGGTGACCTGGAAGAGGAGCTCAAGAACGTCACCAACAATCTCAAGTCACTAGAGGCTCAGTCTGATAAGGTAAGTTTTCTGTTCTATCAGCTTGTTGCTGACCCTCAAACAACTTCACACATTAACGCCCATAGCTGTGGCCCAGTATAACAGCTCAGCTCTCAATTTTCCTTCCTATCCTTCCCCATCTTGTCCAAAATGAGCttcaaaactttaaaactcTCATTTAACTCATgtaaaaagagacaaatgttaTATGACATACATATTCATATAATTTTCAACCTACATATTGGGCATGAAAATGTGGAATAACTAGttttcacaaatgaaaacattgtgaTGTTTATTGTTTTGACCATGAAATGATTTCCTTCTCCACAGTACtctgagaaagaagacagataTGAGGAGGAGATTAAAGTCCTGAATGACAGACTTAAGGAGGTAAGTTCATGTCTATTCAAGCTATATTCGCAAAGGCAAACTAAGCTGTATCTGGATGATTAAtatcttgttgttttttgttttttctcaaagGCGGAAACCCGTGCAGAGTTTGCAGAAAGGACAGTGGCTAAGCTGGAAAAGACCATAGATGACTTAGAAGGTACACTTCATTTAAATGCCTCTTTTCAATCCTGCAACAAACTAAAATGTTTCTTTAACTCAAACTTTGTTCAGATCTTTACtattcttaattttcttaatctttttccttgatttctctctttctcctcctcatttCTCCCCTGTGGTCTGCACAATTCTGCATTTTCCTCTGAACCTACTCCAcctgctttctctctgcccCTTGACCTGCAGACGAACTGTACACTCAGAAGCTGAAATACAAGGCtatcagtgaggagctggatcATGCCCTCAATGATATGAACACCTTGTAAACCTTGCAATTAGGTCATGGTGTTTTCActttccctttgtctttttttgcctgattagaaacactttgtcttttctttttccccttcgCTCTCactgctctttgctgcttttccatTCAAGTAAAGCTTAATAAAGATATTTCTATTTTgtcctgtcttctgtctttttaattAAGATTGATTTTTACCACTCTGCATCGGTAATTTTCTTCATTTAAGGTTCAAAGTTGTATTACACTTTGTTCCTTAGCTTTACAGTCAGTTATACAGTTTTCAGTATATAGTTTCTATGATTATTTGCCACAACAGAAAAGCCAAATTTGTAGGTTTATATTATTGTACACAAGTATATTTCTTTTGCTTTGCCTTCGCTACAATGAACCACATTTTATTAGCTTACCTGTTAATGTTATCAACTGATCTGTACTCTAACAAAGCCATTATACTTTATAtctgctgctatttttttttattgcagagAGTCTATCACACgcaaaagaggaaaacatagGAATGCACCAAGTCCTGGACCAAACACTGCAGGAGCTAAGTAGCTTGTAAAAGTGCCAAGAAGaacatcaattaaaaaaaaaaaaaaaaaaaaacttgttttataAAAGATATTTTCAACATGCCATCCAGTCTCTGTAATTTCACTCTTACTCTTGGTTGTTAAACACATGTACCccttttatatatttatgtttcc includes:
- the tpm4b gene encoding tropomyosin 4b isoform X3, which codes for MEVVKKKIQTLQQQVDEAEDRALAVQRELDTERELREKAESDVASLNRRIQLVEEELDRAQERLATALQKLEEAEKAADESERGMKVIENRAMKDEEKMEIQEMQLKEAKHIAEEADRKYEEVARKLVILEGELERAEERAEIAELKCGDLEEELKNVTNNLKSLEAQSDKYSEKEDRYEEEIKVLNDRLKEAETRAEFAERTVAKLEKTIDDLEESLSHAKEENIGMHQVLDQTLQELSSL
- the tpm4b gene encoding tropomyosin 4b isoform X1; translated protein: MEAIKKKMQMLKLDKENAIDRAEQAESDKKAAEDKCKQLEDELLALQKKLKGTEDELDKYSEALKDAQEKLELSEKKATDAESDVASLNRRIQLVEEELDRAQERLATALQKLEEAEKAADESERGMKVIENRAMKDEEKMEIQEMQLKEAKHIAEEADRKYEEVARKLVILEGELERAEERAEIAELKCGDLEEELKNVTNNLKSLEAQSDKYSEKEDRYEEEIKVLNDRLKEAETRAEFAERTVAKLEKTIDDLEESLSHAKEENIGMHQVLDQTLQELSSL
- the tpm4b gene encoding tropomyosin 4b isoform X4, giving the protein MEVVKKKIQTLQQQVDEAEDRALAVQRELDTERELREKAESDVASLNRRIQLVEEELDRAQERLATALQKLEEAEKAADESERGMKVIENRAMKDEEKMEIQEMQLKEAKHIAEEADRKYEEVARKLVILEGELERAEERAEIAELKCGDLEEELKNVTNNLKSLEAQSDKYSEKEDRYEEEIKVLNDRLKEAETRAEFAERTVAKLEKTIDDLEDELYTQKLKYKAISEELDHALNDMNTL
- the tpm4b gene encoding tropomyosin 4b isoform X2, giving the protein MEAIKKKMQMLKLDKENAIDRAEQAESDKKAAEDKCKQLEDELLALQKKLKGTEDELDKYSEALKDAQEKLELSEKKATDAESDVASLNRRIQLVEEELDRAQERLATALQKLEEAEKAADESERGMKVIENRAMKDEEKMEIQEMQLKEAKHIAEEADRKYEEVARKLVILEGELERAEERAEIAELKCGDLEEELKNVTNNLKSLEAQSDKYSEKEDRYEEEIKVLNDRLKEAETRAEFAERTVAKLEKTIDDLEDELYTQKLKYKAISEELDHALNDMNTL